TTCGCCTCCGGGAACTCAACCTGATGACCGCCGGCCAGGCCGCCGGGCTGAGCCCGGAGCAGCTGGCCGTAATTGTTGGCCGGCGCGCGGGAAAAATCCATGACGCTGTCTGCGGCATTGATTATTCACCCGTGTCCCCCGCCGGAGAGAGGCCGGATACTGTTTCCGCGGCCTGCGGCCTGGGTTCGGACACCAATTGCGTGTCTGCCGCAGAAGCGGTTTTATACAGGCTTGTGGAAAAAATCGGCGCTGAACTTCGATCCCGGAACCGGGCTGCCCGCAGGCTGGTGATGGCCATTGACTATGCAGACGGCCGGTGCTGTTTTCGGCAGACAACCCTGGAACCGCCTGCAGCCGATGATATCACCCTGTTTGCGGTTTGCCGCAGGCTTCTGCACAAGGCCTGGGTGCGCCGGGTGCGCCTGTTTTATGTGTACCTTGCCTGCCCTGCACCGGTTGCCTTCCAGGTGCAGCGGCAGTTGTTTTCCGATCCGGCCGGGGTGATTGCAACAAGAAATTCTCTGGCAGGCGCCGTGGACCGGATCCGTCATCGCTTCGGCCACGACGCGGTGCGCCCGGGCCGGGTGATGGTCGTGCAGCCATGATCCCCCTGGCGGTGCATTCCGGTTATTCTTTTTTACAGGGTACATCTGGTGTGGAGGCCCTGGTGGGCCATGCTGCGGCCCTGGGCCATGAGTGGCTGGCGCTCACGGATACGGACAACCTCTGCGGCCTATGGGCCTTTATGGCCGCCTGCCGCCGTCACGGTATCCGCCCCATTACAGGCGCTGAAATCACGGAACCGGCCACGTCCAGGCGTGCGGTCTGCCTGGTCAAAGACACCCGGGGCTATGCCGGGTTGTGCCGGCTTTTGAGCTGCCGCCACACAAGTTCGGATTTTGACCTGGCATCCGGGTTGGCTGCTTTTGGAAAAGGGTTGGTGGTGCTGGTTTCAGACCCGGATCTGCTGTATGCCGGCCATGAGGCAAATCTTGACATGGTGGCGGCCATGTTTGGACACCCGCTGCCCGCAGATCATCTTCTGTACAGGGCCGCCCGGCGTCTGGATATTCCCCTTGTGGCCGCACCGGCGGTTTTTTTCAGCCGGCCCGAAGATTTTGAAATTCACCGGGTGCTGCGCGCCATTGCCGGAAACACCATCCGATGCCGCCTGACACCCCGGGATACGGCCAGGAAAGACGCTTTTCTGGCTGCACCCCGGCAATACATGCGCCGGTTTGCCGCATGCCCGCAAGCTGTTTTACAAAACGCGGCCATCGCCGAACGCATCGGTTTTACCGGCCCGGATTTCGGCCTTGTGATGCCTCCGTATGAATCCGCACTTCCGGAACAGGCAGCCGGGCAACTGCGCCGGGCGGCCTATGAAGGCGCCCGGCGCCGCTACGGCCAGCTGTCCGCGGCGGTCACCCGGCGCCTGGACCATGAACTCGACATTATTTCCGCAATGGGTTTTTGCGGCTATTTTTTGATTGTGGCCGATATTGTCCGCCAAAGTCCCCGCACCTGCGGCCGCGGCTCAGGGGCGGCCTCCCTGGTGGCTTATTGTCTGGGCATTACCAATGTCTGTCCGGTAAAACACAATCTTTATTTTGAGCGGTTCTTAAACCCGGGGCGCAAGGATCCGCCGGACCTGGATGTGGACTTTGCCTGGGATGAGCGCGATGCCGTGATTTCCGGGGTGCTGGAGAAATATGCGGGCCGCGCCGCCCTGGTATGCAATCATGTGTGCTTTGGAGACCGCATGGCGATCCGGGAAACCGCCCGGGTGCTGGGCATGACCGAGCGCGAGATCTCCCGGGGCATGAAGGCCGAGGACCCGCCGCCGCCCTGGCCGGAGATTTTCCGGATAGCCGCACGGATCGCCGGGCTTCCCAGAAACCTGTCCGTGCATCCGGGCGGTGTTGTCATTACCCCGAAGGCCATTGACACTTACGCGCCCGTGCAGACCACTGCCAAAGGGCTGCCGGTTCTGCAATGGGACAAGGACGGAATGGAAGACGCCGGGCTGGTAAAGATTGACCTGCTGGGCAACCGCAGCCTGGGCGTGATCCGCGACGCCCTGGCCGGGGTTTGCCAAAATGGCGCAGAAATTGATGAAAACGCCTGGGTCCCGGAAGAGGATCCCGCCACCTGGCAGATGGTGGCCCAGGGGGGGACCATGGGGTGTTTTTACATTGAAAGTCCGGCCATGCGCCTTTTGCAGGAAAAAAGCCGTACCGGTGATTTCAGCCACCTGGTGATTCATTCCTCCATTATCCGGCCGGCGGCCAACGAGGTGATCCAGGAATATCTCCGCCGGCTCCGGGGCGGGGCCTGGAAGCCCATCCATCCCCTGGCCGCAGATGTTCTCACCGAAACCTACGGCCTGATGGTCTACCAGGAAGATGTCTCCCGGGTGGCTGTATGCGTGGCGGGCTTTTCCCACGCCGAAGCCGACGGACTGCGCAAGGTCATGTCCAAAAAAGACCGCAGCCGCCATCTGGGGGATTATTATCAGCGATTTGCCGCAGGCGCCCAGCAGCGCGGGGTGGCATCCGGGGACATGGAGGCCATCTGGCGCATGATCATGAGCTTTGGCGGCTATAGCTTTTGCAAGCCCCACAGCGCATCCTATGCCCGGGTCTCGTTTCAGGCCGCCTACCTGAAAACCCATTTTCCCGCTGAGTTCATGGCCGCTGTGATCAGCAACCAGGGCGGGTTTTACTCCGCTTTTGCCTATGTGTCCGAAGCCCGGCGCCTGGGCGTGACCGTGCTGGGCCCGGATGTGGAAAAAAGCCGGATTGCCTGGACCGGGAAAGGGAAAAAACTGCGCGTGGGGCTGGTGTCTGTAAAGGGCTTGTCTTTTGCCGGCTGCCGGCGCATTGTTTGCGAGCAGGGCAGGGGGGCGTTTGCCTGTGCCCAGGATTTTTTTGACCGGGTGGGCCCGGATGAAACCGAAGCCCGGGCCCTGATTCATTGCGGCGCCCTGGACCGCTTTCATCCGGAAAAAAACCGGGCGGTTCTGCTGTGGCAGTTCTGCGCCCGGGCCCGGGCCAAAAGGCCCGGGGCAGAATCGGCCGGCCTGTTTTCCGCCCCATCTGCTGCGGCCATGCCGGATCTGCCCGAGGCAGACGCATTGCTGCGGCTTCGCCGGGAATTTGCCGTGCTCGGATTTTTATGCCATTGCCACCCCATGAGCCTTTTTGTCCATGCCCTGAAAGGGGCAAATACGATCAAGGCCGCTGATATCCCGGCTTCTGCCGGCCGGCGGGTGCGGTTTGCCGGCTGGCGGATCACCGGCAAGACGGTTTTGTCCAAAAAGGGCGATCCCATGGAATTTGTCACCTTTGAAGACGAAACCGGTTTGGTGGAGACCACGTTTTTTCCGGATGCCTTTGACCGGTTTGCCGGTGTGCTGGAATCCGGTCGTGCGTTTCTGCTCTCCGGGGTGGTGGAAAAAAACTGGGGGGCCGCCACCCTGCGGGTGGACTGGCTCCAAAAGCTCGGCGCGGCAACAGGGCGGATGGCTTCGTGAAAATCAAAAAGACGCGGCATAAGGGCGGAATAAAAAATTTACATACATCTGCAATGGTGCTAAATCCATGATATGATTCTAAACACCTTGTTTCCGGTCTTTGCTGTAATTTTTCTGGGAAGCGTTCTCAGGCTGTCCGGATTTGTGAGCCGGGATTTTTTTCATGCCTCAGACCGGCTGGTTTATTTTATTTTCTTTCCCTGCATGCTGTTTTGGAAAATCGGCACAGGCGATCCGTCCGCCGGGTTTGACCCTTATTTGTTTGCTGCTGTGCTGGCATCGGTGCTGCTGGTTTTCGTTCTGAGCACCGCTTATATTGTTTTCGGAAAGGTGGGGACTTTTCAGGCAGGCAGTTTTTCCCAGAGCTGCTACCGGTTTAATACCTATATCGGCATGGCTGTGATGCTCAAGGCAGCAGGCGATTCCGGCGTTGTTTTGTTTGCGGTGTTGATCGGGCTGATCATTCCGGTGATCAATGTGCTGTCAGTAGGGGTTTTGATCTGGTTTTCAGAAAAAGATTATCCGCCAGGGCAAAAAGCATGGTATATGCTCCGTGCCCTTGCCACCAATCCGCTGATTCTGGCCTGTATTGCCGGTATTGGGTTTTCTGTATCCGGTCTGCGGCTGCCGGTATTTGCAGACAACACGCTTTCCTTGGTATCCATGCTCACCCTTCCCCTGGCCCTGATTTCCATCGGCAGCGCCCTGGGGATAAAAAAGTTGGGCAGCGGTTTCCGGCTGGCGCTCACCGCAGCTTTTTTTAAGCTGATGGTCCTGCCTGCTGCGGGTTTTTTTTTCATGAAAATGTTTGGTGTATCCCAAATCGCATTTCAGGTGGGCATGATTTTTTTCTGTCTGCCGGCTTCAACAGCGATTTACGTGCTGTCCTCGCAAATGAATTCGGATACCCAGCTGGCGTCCGCCTCGATTGTGGTTTCCACCCTGCTTTCCTTTGTTTCCCTGTCAGGGGCCCTGATGCTGGTTTGATCAATTTGGCGGCATTTTTTCATGGAATTTTTTACAAGCTGTGTTTAATATTAAAGCAGCCGTTTTTTTAGCAAAACGATGTTTTCCAATTTTTTAAAACACAGGGGGGGAGAAGTCATGAGAAAATCGTCTTTATTGCTTCTGTTTGCCGCATTTACGCTTTGTTTTTCACTGTTTGCAGCAGACGGCCAGGCCAAAAGTGCTTTTGTTTCCATCGGCGGCGGCCCCACGGGCGGTACGTTTAATTACTTTGCCAACGGCATTTCCATTTTCGCACCCAAACAGCTCGATGGGATTCGCATGTCCCCGGAAGGATCTGGCGGATCGGTGGAAAATGTACGCCGGGTTCATTCCGGCGATTTTGACTTCGGCATTTCCTATGCCGTTGATATCGGTCTGGGCGCAGAAGGAAAACTGCCGCAGGATGAAAAAGTTTACGACAAGGTGCGATGCATCGGCTATCTTTACGGTGCGCCCGCCCAGCTTGTGGTCCGGGCCGACAGTGATTACAAAAGCGCCATGGATCTGAAGGGAAAGCGCGTGGCAGTGGGCAATGCCGGATCGGGTGCGGCCACATCCGCTGAACGGTTCTTCCGCCATATTGGCGTGTGGGAAAATTTCAATCCCCAGTTCCTGGGCTATTCCACAGCTGCATCGGCTTTTCAGGACGGAAAGATTGAGGCCTTCTGGGTTCTGGTCGGATATCCCAACGCCTCGGTTATTGAAGCAGCTACCCAGACCCGGATCCGTCTGATCGATGTGGGCGTTGATGCGGAGAAAACCGGTTTTTACGACGCATATGCATACGCCCCCACAACCATTCCCGCCGGTACATACCCGGACCAGGAAAAGGACTGTCATACCTTCCAGGACTCCACTCTGCTGACAACCCGCGCTGATGTTGATGATGAAATCGTCTATAACATCACCAGGGTTATCTGGTCGGAAAAAGGTCTTGAATTCATGCGCCAGGCCCATGGGGCAGCCAAGGAAATGTCGCTGGAAAACAATTTCAAAAATGCTTCCAGACCGCTTGCAAAAGGGGCGGCAAAGTTCTGGAACGAAAAAGGCAGGCAGATTCCGCCGGAACTCAAACCCGTTGACTGATTTGTAAATGATCCGCTGCTGACATCCGGACAGACAGGAATGTGCAATGACCCCGGAAACCCAGGAAGGTTCAGCAACACCGGAAACCGTTGATGCAAAAAGGCTCGAAGAACTCCAGGCAAAGGAGACAAAAGGCTCCCGATCTCTTTCCGGCTTCTGGTTTTACCTGACTTCGGCCATGTCGGTTTTCATGGCTTTGTTTTATATGTACGGAGCCGGCATCCGGCCTGTATCTGCCCAGTATCACCGGGGTGTTTATGTTGCCATTACCTTTGTCCTGGTTTTTTTGTTGTATCCCATGCACCGCAGGTCAAGAAGGGACCGTCCGTCTGTTTTGGACATGCTGCTTGCGGTGCTGGCCGCTTTTGTTGTGGGCTACTGGATTGTGGAGTTCGAAGCTCTCAACTACCGGATGGGAAATGAAACCACCCTGGATTTTATTGTCAGCACCCTGGGCATTTTTCTTTCCCTGGAAGTCTGCCGCAGGGTGCTGGGGTGGTCTCTGACCCTGACAGGAGCGGCTTTTCTTCTGTATTGCTACTTTGGCCAATACATGCCGGAGGCCATTGCCCACCGG
The Desulfosalsimonas propionicica DNA segment above includes these coding regions:
- a CDS encoding DNA polymerase Y family protein gives rise to the protein MGRVFEREVIHLNIADFAAAVESLREPSLRGRPVIIAPAGGQRAGVYDMSEEAYQAGVRKNMPLYQARRRCRDAAVLAPQPQRYAQAMARVVRRVMPYSPLIEPGEMDGHLFVDVTGTGRLHGPARDAARRMARQIQRDLGFCPAWAVAANKLVAKVATRLVKPAGQYLVAPGDEAGFLWPLGLDLIPGISRDDLFRLRELNLMTAGQAAGLSPEQLAVIVGRRAGKIHDAVCGIDYSPVSPAGERPDTVSAACGLGSDTNCVSAAEAVLYRLVEKIGAELRSRNRAARRLVMAIDYADGRCCFRQTTLEPPAADDITLFAVCRRLLHKAWVRRVRLFYVYLACPAPVAFQVQRQLFSDPAGVIATRNSLAGAVDRIRHRFGHDAVRPGRVMVVQP
- a CDS encoding DNA polymerase III subunit alpha, with the translated sequence MIPLAVHSGYSFLQGTSGVEALVGHAAALGHEWLALTDTDNLCGLWAFMAACRRHGIRPITGAEITEPATSRRAVCLVKDTRGYAGLCRLLSCRHTSSDFDLASGLAAFGKGLVVLVSDPDLLYAGHEANLDMVAAMFGHPLPADHLLYRAARRLDIPLVAAPAVFFSRPEDFEIHRVLRAIAGNTIRCRLTPRDTARKDAFLAAPRQYMRRFAACPQAVLQNAAIAERIGFTGPDFGLVMPPYESALPEQAAGQLRRAAYEGARRRYGQLSAAVTRRLDHELDIISAMGFCGYFLIVADIVRQSPRTCGRGSGAASLVAYCLGITNVCPVKHNLYFERFLNPGRKDPPDLDVDFAWDERDAVISGVLEKYAGRAALVCNHVCFGDRMAIRETARVLGMTEREISRGMKAEDPPPPWPEIFRIAARIAGLPRNLSVHPGGVVITPKAIDTYAPVQTTAKGLPVLQWDKDGMEDAGLVKIDLLGNRSLGVIRDALAGVCQNGAEIDENAWVPEEDPATWQMVAQGGTMGCFYIESPAMRLLQEKSRTGDFSHLVIHSSIIRPAANEVIQEYLRRLRGGAWKPIHPLAADVLTETYGLMVYQEDVSRVAVCVAGFSHAEADGLRKVMSKKDRSRHLGDYYQRFAAGAQQRGVASGDMEAIWRMIMSFGGYSFCKPHSASYARVSFQAAYLKTHFPAEFMAAVISNQGGFYSAFAYVSEARRLGVTVLGPDVEKSRIAWTGKGKKLRVGLVSVKGLSFAGCRRIVCEQGRGAFACAQDFFDRVGPDETEARALIHCGALDRFHPEKNRAVLLWQFCARARAKRPGAESAGLFSAPSAAAMPDLPEADALLRLRREFAVLGFLCHCHPMSLFVHALKGANTIKAADIPASAGRRVRFAGWRITGKTVLSKKGDPMEFVTFEDETGLVETTFFPDAFDRFAGVLESGRAFLLSGVVEKNWGAATLRVDWLQKLGAATGRMAS
- a CDS encoding AEC family transporter: MILNTLFPVFAVIFLGSVLRLSGFVSRDFFHASDRLVYFIFFPCMLFWKIGTGDPSAGFDPYLFAAVLASVLLVFVLSTAYIVFGKVGTFQAGSFSQSCYRFNTYIGMAVMLKAAGDSGVVLFAVLIGLIIPVINVLSVGVLIWFSEKDYPPGQKAWYMLRALATNPLILACIAGIGFSVSGLRLPVFADNTLSLVSMLTLPLALISIGSALGIKKLGSGFRLALTAAFFKLMVLPAAGFFFMKMFGVSQIAFQVGMIFFCLPASTAIYVLSSQMNSDTQLASASIVVSTLLSFVSLSGALMLV
- a CDS encoding TAXI family TRAP transporter solute-binding subunit, which gives rise to MRKSSLLLLFAAFTLCFSLFAADGQAKSAFVSIGGGPTGGTFNYFANGISIFAPKQLDGIRMSPEGSGGSVENVRRVHSGDFDFGISYAVDIGLGAEGKLPQDEKVYDKVRCIGYLYGAPAQLVVRADSDYKSAMDLKGKRVAVGNAGSGAATSAERFFRHIGVWENFNPQFLGYSTAASAFQDGKIEAFWVLVGYPNASVIEAATQTRIRLIDVGVDAEKTGFYDAYAYAPTTIPAGTYPDQEKDCHTFQDSTLLTTRADVDDEIVYNITRVIWSEKGLEFMRQAHGAAKEMSLENNFKNASRPLAKGAAKFWNEKGRQIPPELKPVD